DNA from Leptospira saintgironsiae:
GCAACTGTATTTATCACACTTCCATTTGTTGCGAGGGAATTAATTCCACTCATGCAAAGCCAGGGGAAAGAAGAAGAGGAAGCTGGAATTTTACTCGGAGCCTCTCTCTACCAAACATTTATCAAAATTATCATCCCTAATATTAAATGGGGACTTTTATACGGACTTATACTTTGTAACGCGAGAGCTATGGGAGAATTCGGAGCAGTTTCAGTATTGTCCGGACATATCCGAGGAAAGACGAACACACTCCCTCTACAAATAGAAATGTTATATAATGAGTACAACTCAGTAGGAGCATTTTCTGCTGCATCTGTACTTGTATTTCTTTCTCTACTTACCTTGCTCTTAAAAACAATCTTAGAAAGAAATCTTCATCGCAGAGAAGAAATAGAGATCCCAGAAACAACTGGCCTCGGAAAAGAAAAAAATACAACTGTTCAGGTTTCCAAATCCTAGGAGAATAGAATGTCTATTGAAATTCGAAATGTAAGCAAACGATTCGGAAAATTCCAGGCCTTGGACCAAGTGGACCTGACAATCCCAGATGGAAACCTAGTCGCATTACTCGGGCCATCCGGAAGCGGCAAAACAACACTCCTGAGGATCATTGCTGGATTAGATACTCCTGATGAAGGAGAAGTATTATTCAATGGAGAAAAATCCAAAGCCAAAAGTTCAAAAGACAGAGGAGTCGGATTCGTATTCCAACATTATGCGCTCTTCCGTCACATGACAATTTTTGAAAATATCGCATTTGGTTTAAAAGTCCGCCCAAGATCCATAAGACCTTCTAAAGAAGAGATCCAAGAAAAAGTATTCCAACTTTTGAAATTAGTACAGTTAGAAAATTTCCACGCTAGATTTCCTTTTGAATTATCCGGAGGGCAAAGACAAAGGGTTGCTTTAGCAAGAGCATTGGCGATAGAACCTAAGTTTTTACTTTTAGATGAACCTTTCGGAGCATTGGATGCAAAAGTA
Protein-coding regions in this window:
- the cysW gene encoding sulfate ABC transporter permease subunit CysW, which encodes MKETESVWIRLALISSVLVLAFIILILPITVVFLEAFAQGWEPYLQGLKDSDTIAAMLMTLKVAGIAVPLNTAFGLTAAFLLTRFEFPGKNILLTIIDSPFAVSPVISGLIFLLLFGKQGWMGNILEEWNIKIVFNTPGLVIATVFITLPFVARELIPLMQSQGKEEEEAGILLGASLYQTFIKIIIPNIKWGLLYGLILCNARAMGEFGAVSVLSGHIRGKTNTLPLQIEMLYNEYNSVGAFSAASVLVFLSLLTLLLKTILERNLHRREEIEIPETTGLGKEKNTTVQVSKS